Genomic DNA from Alistipes indistinctus YIT 12060:
GTGCAGGTAACGAACTACGCATCAAAGACAACAGCACGAATACATTTAGCGGCAACAAGAATAACAGGACCGTATGACTTTGAATAGCAATCGGAATTCCAATGGAATCGGCGCTAGGCAGATAATCACCTCGCATGGCCCTGAATAAATAGTACCATCCCGTAGCTGGAATCATCAAAAGCGCCATTCCATTGGCAAGCATCCATAAAACTGTTTTATTTTTAGTCTTGACAGATTTCAAATCCTGTAATGTTTTTACGTTCAAAAAGAAAAGAAAACAAAGACACCCAAAAGAAAATGAGATAATTCCGCTCCCTATATCCATACAGCGAGTCCATAATCCGATACTTGTCGATTCATTTGAAATAATTTCCTGCTGAAACAGCACACAAGCCGTGACTAACAGCAAAATACCGATGAAAAATGCGACAAATAGATATACCCTTATATTATTAAAATTTCTCATATCTAAATTATTCAATCCTGCCAATGGAACGCACGTATATACACAAAGAAATTTTTTAATCATCAAAAAAGTAAATAATTTCTTATGCTATTATGTAAAAATATTTTGATTTGAGCAGAATCGTCCGTTAATTTACGGGCTTCTGAAACAGGGGGGAATAGTGGTAGAATATCTACATAACATACCAAGCATGGTATTGCAACAGTTCAAGAACTGGATGCTGCCTATCGCGATGATCACCGGCGGGCTGTTCTACCCGTTTTTCTCGCAACTGGCCCCCGTTATTCCCTACCTGATCTTCTGCATGCTGCTGGTCCCTTACTGCAAAATATCGCTCACGCGCATACGGATCAAGCCGTTGCACCTGTTTCTGATCCTGATCCAAATTATCGGCGGTCTCGGAATTTATACCGCGCTGAGCTTCTACGACCCATTGGTGGCGCAAGGAATCTTCATCTGCGTACTGGCCCCTACGGCCACTTCGGCCGCGGTCATCACCGGCATGCTGGGCGGGAACGTCGCCTCGCTGGCCACCTTCAGTCTGCTGAGCAATCTCTGCGTCGCTGTACTATCCCCCTTGATATTCTCGTTTATCGGCGAACACGTTTCGATGCCGTTCGGACACTCCTTCGGGATCATCTGCCGTCAGATGATCCCCTTACTGATCCTGCCGTTCGTTT
This window encodes:
- a CDS encoding bile acid:sodium symporter family protein, which produces MVLQQFKNWMLPIAMITGGLFYPFFSQLAPVIPYLIFCMLLVPYCKISLTRIRIKPLHLFLILIQIIGGLGIYTALSFYDPLVAQGIFICVLAPTATSAAVITGMLGGNVASLATFSLLSNLCVAVLSPLIFSFIGEHVSMPFGHSFGIICRQMIPLLILPFVLAMLLRRFLPRVHHEIKKRQELSFYMWSVALATVTGNTVSFLMRQDASNYRIETIMALLALVVCGLQFITGRRIGRRFRDKVAGAQGLGQKNTILAIWMAQTYLNPVSSVAPAFYVVWQNIVNSYQLWLRRRDKG